In a genomic window of Methanosarcina horonobensis HB-1 = JCM 15518:
- a CDS encoding CheF family chemotaxis protein encodes MTDKVHLRTPVKTYDNGGWVDVELIITDSDLVIGKKSISLKEIEDLEDIDIEGVSCIKIKKDGKFIIKLPLNLHQQVFKYIAFNLKADKFAVFFLSSATVGGVVSSGAQWEKGYFSVTDEGFWFLSAKNQKRIPIENLGSVKTDLRDVGGKQRKVLVLSHVEKSNVVTSLVLCPESTLEMLEGYLQRLFEKHKPAIKLSDNEMEILTLIYSGLDFASIENIAGMSTDELNSYYDRLVDSGLAKVVKIRKEIELTPHGVSMVDKISKR; translated from the coding sequence ATGACCGACAAAGTCCACCTTAGAACTCCTGTTAAAACTTATGATAATGGTGGATGGGTGGATGTTGAACTGATTATAACTGACAGTGACCTTGTTATAGGTAAAAAAAGCATCTCCCTCAAGGAAATAGAAGACCTGGAAGATATTGATATAGAAGGTGTTAGTTGCATCAAGATTAAAAAAGATGGCAAGTTCATAATTAAACTGCCTCTGAATCTTCATCAACAGGTTTTCAAATACATTGCGTTTAATCTCAAAGCAGATAAATTTGCAGTGTTTTTCCTATCGTCCGCTACTGTTGGGGGTGTTGTTTCATCGGGTGCACAGTGGGAAAAAGGATATTTCAGTGTAACCGATGAGGGTTTCTGGTTTTTGTCCGCCAAAAATCAGAAAAGAATCCCAATTGAGAATCTCGGATCTGTCAAAACAGATCTTAGAGATGTGGGAGGGAAACAAAGAAAGGTTCTGGTCCTTTCTCACGTTGAAAAAAGTAATGTAGTAACAAGCCTGGTCCTTTGCCCGGAAAGTACGCTGGAAATGCTTGAAGGCTACCTTCAGAGGCTCTTCGAAAAACACAAACCTGCAATTAAACTGTCCGATAACGAAATGGAAATTCTTACTCTGATCTATTCCGGGCTGGACTTTGCATCAATTGAAAATATAGCTGGAATGTCAACAGATGAATTAAACAGTTATTATGATCGCCTTGTCGATTCTGGCCTGGCTAAAGTCGTAAAAATTAGAAAAGAAATTGAATTGACTCCTCACGGGGTAAGTATGGTTGATAAAATATCTAAGAGATAA
- a CDS encoding chemotaxis protein CheD: MSGDILFVSNGSGKAIFLTSRDVLVKSFCSLSSTCSFQDSCRSCDIVSAAKNHLAGNKSNLNIKNLDGELSAGIGEYKIGKNVLLKVMGLGSCIGVILSDASTGICGIAHVLLPGASDKGETKYAETAIEKMLEEMVKMGARKSRITAKFAGGAQVFKHMNLDILKIGDRNAISVEEVLNRKNIPILAKDVGGDTGRNVIFNPADGSMIVKYTKGDVLWL; encoded by the coding sequence ATGAGCGGGGATATTTTATTTGTCTCGAACGGAAGTGGAAAAGCGATTTTTTTAACCAGCAGGGACGTGCTGGTTAAATCTTTTTGTTCGCTTTCAAGTACCTGCTCATTTCAGGACTCTTGCCGGTCATGTGACATTGTCAGTGCCGCAAAAAATCATCTGGCTGGCAATAAGTCTAATTTGAACATTAAAAATCTGGACGGAGAATTGTCTGCCGGTATAGGAGAGTACAAGATCGGAAAGAATGTCCTGTTAAAAGTTATGGGGCTGGGTTCCTGTATTGGCGTCATTCTTTCCGACGCTTCAACCGGTATATGCGGAATAGCCCACGTGCTGCTTCCCGGGGCTTCAGATAAGGGAGAAACCAAGTATGCAGAAACAGCCATAGAAAAAATGTTAGAAGAAATGGTAAAAATGGGAGCAAGAAAAAGCAGGATTACTGCAAAATTTGCAGGCGGAGCCCAGGTTTTTAAACATATGAACCTGGATATCCTCAAAATCGGTGACAGAAACGCAATATCTGTTGAGGAAGTCCTGAACAGGAAAAATATCCCTATCCTGGCAAAAGATGTGGGTGGGGATACTGGCAGAAATGTTATTTTCAATCCTGCGGACGGAAGTATGATCGTTAAGTATACTAAAGGGGATGTACTGTGGTTGTAA
- a CDS encoding chemotaxis protein CheW: protein MSYHSQIVNVDNTIQVIVFSLGEERYGVEISQVKEIILPTQITRIPNVPGFVEGVLNLRGQIATIINLRKRLGKESKKNDENTRIIVVEYNNATIGMMVDSVSEVKYLSSQNIEEIPRFLALRDDSKFLKGVGKLEDGLLTLMDLKELFSEDELKEIKG from the coding sequence ATGAGTTATCATAGTCAAATCGTAAACGTGGATAATACAATTCAGGTGATTGTTTTCAGTCTTGGAGAAGAGCGATATGGAGTCGAAATCTCTCAGGTAAAAGAGATTATCCTGCCAACTCAGATCACCCGAATTCCAAATGTGCCTGGCTTTGTAGAGGGAGTCCTGAACCTTAGAGGACAGATTGCAACAATTATCAATCTCAGAAAAAGATTGGGTAAAGAATCGAAGAAGAATGATGAGAATACCCGAATTATTGTTGTCGAATACAATAATGCTACTATAGGGATGATGGTTGACAGTGTAAGTGAAGTCAAGTACCTATCTTCTCAGAATATCGAAGAAATCCCCAGATTCCTGGCTTTGAGAGATGATTCTAAGTTTTTGAAAGGAGTTGGTAAACTTGAGGACGGGCTTCTCACATTAATGGACCTTAAAGAGTTGTTCAGTGAAGACGAGTTGAAGGAGATAAAGGGATGA
- a CDS encoding chemotaxis protein CheA, producing MESDMAAYKNDFLQETYECLDIYNQSFVDLENGDAAAIDEIFRITHTIKGMAGFLGYSSLEHLCHNMEEVLCGIKNGDIEIDGELVDILLSTVDRITDIVKQIESADNDNVKIDDLIEAFKNYDKSKNEEHTSLCTLSAEKEVSSPTTMSTRQPEENVFSISECQEKPENEKTCSLDNCNLILDIILVKDCVMKGLRASLIIESLKDISKLAKTEPDENEMDNSFDGHFKVFLSGDRDKVEGLMDRIPEIEQFDISEIEPSNSECFDVMEQRSTCSPYDCNLVLDVTIVKDCVMKGLRASLIIESLRDVCSIASTDPDENELDNNFDGHLKVFLSGDRSKIEGLMDRISEIECFDISEVKPLNAACNEEIKCNIPVEEETLSDASSTSSFIREDPAASAANNPSSFHSCICSLAARLRYILDRIGRSINCFRTTESAGILPKKKCKESSPEVPKSQEVRVLEEASEVSSAVPDQELQLDEIGVSEQISEPAFDEPILDRSVPDKNATDDSVPENNVPDKNVSDKGIFYQELKLNKAQPPIEKSEVTHISEPKLHEVRKNEESEIDSSNHFSETSASTKAPLETQRQETIRVRTSNLDNIMNLVGELVINKGRLLQISQQYNLPELGEATGTLDKSISSLQDEVMRIRMVKIERVFSKFPRMVRDLSRKFNKNIEFEIEGQDTELDRTILDEISDPLVHLVRNSVDHGIELPDEREKTGKSEAGHIKLSARREKNNVIIEIEDDGKGIDVEVIKRKAIEKGVLSSFDAENLSEEEIRMLIFAPGFSTKDSPTEISGRGVGMDAVKTAVEKLGGKVRVYSKKGEFTRIRIDLPPTVAIIKSLLVDVGPETYAIPISNVVKALSVGSNDYKIVKETPLLYIRDKLIPIIELKEIFGIECEKLDQQIAIIVEKENEEVGLIVDSIIDQQEIVIKPLGNVLSNSKGFIGATILGDGRVIPIIDVSMLIKGDNDD from the coding sequence GTGGAAAGTGATATGGCAGCCTATAAAAACGATTTCCTTCAAGAAACATACGAGTGTCTGGATATATACAATCAATCTTTTGTGGACCTGGAAAACGGAGATGCTGCTGCAATTGATGAAATCTTCAGAATAACCCATACAATAAAAGGGATGGCTGGATTTCTCGGATATTCATCACTCGAGCACCTGTGCCATAATATGGAAGAAGTCCTCTGCGGCATAAAAAACGGAGATATAGAGATCGACGGCGAACTGGTTGATATTTTACTTTCAACAGTCGACCGAATAACAGACATTGTCAAACAAATAGAGAGTGCAGATAATGATAATGTAAAAATAGACGATCTGATTGAAGCTTTTAAAAACTACGATAAATCGAAGAATGAAGAACATACATCTCTTTGCACTTTATCTGCAGAAAAGGAAGTCTCATCTCCGACAACAATGTCTACACGGCAGCCAGAGGAAAATGTCTTTTCAATCTCTGAATGTCAGGAGAAACCTGAAAATGAAAAGACCTGCAGTCTGGATAACTGTAATCTTATTCTGGATATAATCCTTGTTAAAGACTGCGTTATGAAAGGTTTGAGAGCGTCATTGATCATAGAGTCTCTCAAAGACATAAGCAAACTGGCTAAAACAGAGCCTGATGAAAACGAAATGGACAATAGCTTTGATGGCCATTTTAAAGTGTTTCTTTCAGGAGACCGGGACAAAGTTGAAGGTCTGATGGATCGAATTCCGGAGATTGAACAGTTTGATATTTCTGAAATCGAGCCCTCTAATTCCGAATGCTTTGATGTCATGGAACAAAGGAGTACTTGCAGCCCGTATGATTGCAATCTTGTTCTGGATGTAACCATTGTTAAAGACTGCGTTATGAAGGGTTTAAGAGCGTCTCTGATCATAGAATCACTGAGGGATGTCTGCAGCATAGCCAGCACGGATCCGGATGAAAATGAGCTGGATAACAATTTTGACGGTCACTTAAAAGTGTTTCTTTCAGGAGACCGCAGCAAAATTGAAGGTTTGATGGATCGAATTTCCGAGATAGAATGTTTCGATATTTCTGAAGTTAAACCGCTTAATGCTGCCTGCAATGAAGAAATCAAATGTAATATCCCCGTAGAGGAAGAAACGCTCTCCGATGCCTCTTCAACTTCATCCTTTATCCGTGAAGATCCAGCTGCATCAGCCGCAAACAATCCGAGTTCATTTCACTCCTGTATATGCAGTTTGGCAGCAAGATTGCGTTATATTCTGGACAGAATAGGCAGGTCCATAAACTGTTTCAGAACTACCGAATCCGCTGGAATACTTCCAAAGAAAAAATGCAAGGAATCTTCCCCTGAAGTTCCGAAGTCTCAGGAAGTACGGGTTTTGGAAGAAGCTTCAGAGGTAAGTTCTGCGGTTCCTGATCAGGAGTTGCAACTGGACGAAATCGGGGTTTCCGAACAAATTTCTGAGCCGGCTTTTGACGAGCCCATTCTTGATAGGAGTGTTCCTGATAAAAATGCTACTGATGACAGTGTTCCTGAAAACAATGTTCCTGATAAAAATGTTTCTGATAAGGGTATTTTCTATCAAGAGCTAAAGCTGAATAAAGCCCAACCTCCGATTGAAAAGTCTGAAGTAACTCATATCTCGGAACCAAAGTTACATGAGGTCCGGAAAAATGAGGAGTCGGAAATTGACTCAAGCAATCACTTCTCTGAAACATCAGCTTCAACAAAAGCGCCTCTTGAAACACAAAGACAGGAAACTATCCGCGTCAGGACCTCCAATCTGGATAATATAATGAATCTTGTCGGCGAGCTTGTCATAAACAAAGGGCGTCTGCTTCAGATATCTCAGCAATATAACCTGCCTGAACTGGGAGAAGCAACCGGAACTCTGGATAAATCAATTTCAAGCCTGCAAGATGAAGTGATGAGAATACGGATGGTAAAAATTGAGAGAGTATTCAGCAAGTTTCCACGTATGGTAAGAGACTTAAGCAGGAAATTTAACAAAAATATTGAATTTGAAATCGAAGGCCAGGATACGGAGTTAGACAGAACGATTCTGGATGAAATTAGTGATCCTCTGGTCCATCTTGTGAGAAACTCCGTTGATCACGGTATCGAACTTCCTGATGAGCGGGAAAAAACCGGAAAAAGTGAAGCCGGACATATAAAACTCTCAGCCAGAAGAGAGAAAAACAACGTAATAATCGAGATCGAAGATGACGGCAAAGGCATAGACGTTGAAGTAATAAAAAGGAAAGCAATTGAGAAAGGAGTATTGTCATCATTCGATGCAGAGAATCTAAGCGAAGAAGAAATAAGGATGCTTATTTTTGCCCCGGGCTTTTCGACAAAAGACTCCCCTACAGAAATCTCCGGCAGGGGAGTGGGCATGGATGCAGTAAAAACTGCTGTCGAGAAACTGGGGGGAAAGGTCAGGGTATATTCGAAGAAAGGGGAATTTACGAGAATCAGAATTGACCTGCCTCCCACGGTTGCTATAATAAAATCCCTTTTAGTAGATGTCGGTCCTGAGACGTATGCGATCCCGATTTCTAATGTTGTGAAAGCTTTGAGTGTCGGTAGTAACGATTATAAAATCGTTAAAGAAACTCCTCTGCTCTATATCCGGGATAAACTAATACCGATTATCGAATTGAAAGAAATTTTTGGTATAGAATGTGAGAAACTTGATCAACAAATTGCTATAATTGTTGAAAAAGAAAATGAAGAAGTTGGCCTGATTGTTGATTCGATCATTGACCAGCAGGAAATTGTTATTAAACCACTTGGAAACGTTTTATCAAACTCAAAAGGATTTATCGGTGCCACAATACTGGGGGATGGACGTGTGATACCGATCATAGATGTTTCAATGCTTATAAAAGGTGATAATGATGACTGA
- a CDS encoding methyl-accepting chemotaxis protein produces MSSIVSDLGKTKQKNLSKNLVENIDSKEKEISLLIDSLPVTVFRVSNESSWAIHYIGKSVEQLTGYSKMDFITRKLSWSDLVYPEDLPVIDKIVEKAMKNRTPYQVEYRIKNADGSTIFIQEQAHLVNDDKGNLAYIDGVFLDVTPQIKRREESQRAIVSSIPQPSLALYVDSSGKIKYINDYFVKACKFKSATEAIGLSPSDLMESSTKKSLAEKVLETGEGVYNLERTLKLKAQDKPLHTVTSSVPIKDDTGAIIGNLTIITDMTEMKEKEKEVEDLLNYTNTCLKDLGEGIRRIGEGDLEAHLEKIKDDDFGKTFDEFNRLVANLKSVIEIILEDMLTTLEEARQSEEAVGQMNTGMQQISTAAEQIATGSENLSRHAGTAASDIKSSQEIFRKLSDSSTKSSSYASQAGKTSDEAQGLSNMALEEVEQLVAEISKLGDIVHSLDDAVNNIGAVTGKIKSIADQTNLLALNAAIEAARAGEYGRGFAVVADEVRKLAADSRKSTDEINEIVTNVQKETKKVTEAINTADGQAKTGSKNIKQALGKGQEIATAVATINSMLAELDRLAEEGLDRIENIEKSISETASTAEENAASSEETSAAIEEQTAAMQQVSNSVQNVSELAQKTVNTLLENFQVSGEQKNSQPSSGKPQSFDRKKNPKIY; encoded by the coding sequence ATGTCGTCAATAGTTTCTGATTTAGGAAAGACAAAACAAAAAAACTTATCAAAAAATTTAGTTGAAAACATTGATTCCAAAGAAAAAGAAATAAGCTTGTTAATAGATAGTCTTCCAGTAACTGTTTTCAGAGTTTCGAATGAGTCTTCCTGGGCGATACATTATATCGGTAAAAGTGTGGAACAACTAACCGGTTACTCCAAGATGGATTTTATTACCCGGAAACTGTCCTGGTCTGATCTTGTTTATCCAGAGGACCTTCCGGTAATCGACAAGATTGTAGAGAAAGCGATGAAAAACAGAACTCCCTATCAGGTCGAATACAGAATCAAAAACGCAGATGGCAGTACAATATTCATTCAGGAACAGGCTCATCTGGTGAACGATGATAAGGGAAACCTGGCTTACATTGACGGTGTGTTTCTGGATGTAACTCCTCAAATAAAAAGGAGAGAAGAGTCCCAGAGAGCAATTGTTAGCAGCATACCCCAGCCGTCACTTGCACTTTACGTGGATTCTTCTGGAAAAATAAAGTACATCAACGATTACTTTGTGAAAGCTTGCAAATTTAAAAGTGCAACTGAAGCAATAGGTCTTTCTCCTTCTGATTTAATGGAGAGCAGTACCAAAAAATCACTTGCCGAAAAAGTCCTGGAAACTGGAGAAGGGGTTTACAACCTTGAGCGGACACTTAAACTTAAGGCTCAGGATAAACCTCTGCACACAGTGACTTCTTCCGTACCTATAAAAGACGATACCGGAGCAATCATCGGAAATCTTACGATCATAACTGATATGACCGAAATGAAAGAGAAGGAGAAAGAAGTTGAGGATCTTTTAAATTATACCAACACCTGTCTGAAGGACCTTGGAGAGGGTATCAGAAGAATCGGTGAAGGTGATCTTGAAGCTCATCTCGAAAAGATTAAGGACGACGATTTTGGCAAGACCTTTGACGAGTTCAACAGGCTTGTTGCCAATCTGAAGTCGGTTATTGAAATCATTCTGGAAGACATGCTTACTACCCTGGAAGAAGCCCGGCAGTCCGAAGAAGCTGTTGGCCAGATGAACACGGGCATGCAACAGATTTCAACTGCTGCGGAACAGATTGCAACCGGTTCTGAGAACCTTTCCAGGCATGCAGGTACAGCAGCTTCTGATATAAAATCTTCCCAGGAAATCTTCAGAAAGTTAAGTGATTCTTCCACCAAATCCTCAAGTTATGCTTCCCAGGCAGGTAAAACCAGCGACGAAGCCCAGGGCCTCAGCAACATGGCTCTGGAAGAAGTGGAGCAGCTTGTTGCAGAAATTTCCAAACTTGGAGATATCGTCCACTCTCTCGACGATGCGGTGAATAATATCGGTGCCGTTACAGGGAAAATCAAGTCCATTGCTGACCAGACTAACCTTCTTGCCCTGAATGCAGCCATCGAAGCTGCAAGAGCTGGCGAGTACGGCAGGGGATTTGCCGTTGTTGCTGATGAGGTTAGAAAACTTGCTGCCGATTCGAGAAAGAGCACTGATGAAATTAATGAGATCGTCACAAACGTCCAGAAAGAGACCAAGAAAGTGACAGAAGCTATTAACACCGCAGACGGTCAGGCTAAAACCGGAAGCAAGAACATTAAACAGGCTTTAGGCAAGGGACAGGAGATTGCTACAGCAGTTGCCACTATAAACTCCATGCTTGCCGAACTTGACAGGCTTGCAGAAGAAGGCCTGGATAGAATTGAGAATATCGAAAAAAGCATCAGTGAGACCGCATCTACAGCCGAAGAAAATGCAGCAAGCAGTGAAGAAACCTCGGCTGCAATTGAAGAGCAGACAGCTGCAATGCAGCAGGTAAGCAATTCTGTGCAGAATGTTAGTGAGCTTGCTCAGAAAACGGTCAATACTCTCTTAGAAAATTTCCAGGTATCGGGAGAACAGAAAAACAGTCAGCCATCTTCTGGAAAACCACAAAGTTTTGACAGAAAGAAAAACCCAAAAATATACTGA
- a CDS encoding response regulator yields MAKVLIVDDTAFMRKLLKNILFGAGFDIAGEAENGKQAVEMYRTLKPDVVTMDVVMPEMTGIDALKQIKTTDKDAKVVMCTAIGQENIVKTAIKLGARGYIIKPFQAPKVIEEIKKVVGE; encoded by the coding sequence ATGGCAAAAGTATTAATTGTCGATGATACAGCTTTCATGAGAAAACTTCTGAAAAACATTCTTTTCGGTGCCGGATTTGATATCGCAGGGGAAGCCGAAAATGGAAAGCAGGCTGTGGAAATGTACCGCACACTCAAGCCAGACGTTGTTACAATGGATGTTGTCATGCCTGAAATGACAGGAATTGACGCATTAAAGCAAATAAAGACCACTGATAAAGACGCTAAAGTTGTGATGTGCACTGCCATAGGGCAGGAAAATATCGTAAAGACAGCCATAAAATTGGGAGCAAGAGGCTACATTATAAAGCCTTTCCAGGCTCCCAAAGTCATTGAAGAGATTAAAAAAGTAGTCGGTGAATGA
- a CDS encoding CheR family methyltransferase: MVVNLDDDFNFLIRKISKSSGIVLSGYRDSYLRRRIDLRMKAVGTNNYTAYMGLLEKDKNEMKEVINTLTVNVTEFMRDKTPFIFFREEILPDIMERKKQCKSNMVRFWSAACSYGEEPYSIGICSKEVLPDDWTVSIYATDIDEKCLEGASQGVYSKEQLKNMDPSIVRKYFEPVGEELKVRRIPKISIRFKKHDLTSEPPISKHFDVVFCRNVMIYFNENQKVKMLNDFYNSLSDNGYLIIGKSETLPVEIRELFAPVSVKEKVFKKI, from the coding sequence GTGGTTGTAAATCTTGATGATGATTTTAACTTTCTTATTCGAAAGATTTCCAAATCTTCGGGCATTGTTCTCTCCGGGTACAGGGATAGTTATCTCAGAAGGAGAATTGACCTGAGAATGAAAGCTGTAGGTACGAATAACTATACAGCATATATGGGACTTCTGGAAAAGGATAAAAATGAGATGAAGGAAGTCATAAACACGCTTACAGTAAACGTTACCGAGTTTATGCGGGACAAAACTCCGTTTATATTTTTCCGGGAAGAAATTCTGCCGGATATAATGGAAAGGAAAAAGCAGTGTAAAAGTAATATGGTCAGGTTCTGGAGCGCTGCCTGCTCTTACGGGGAGGAGCCCTATTCTATCGGCATCTGCTCAAAAGAGGTTCTGCCTGACGACTGGACCGTGTCAATTTATGCAACCGATATTGACGAGAAATGCCTGGAAGGCGCTTCACAGGGAGTATACAGTAAAGAACAATTAAAAAACATGGACCCTTCCATTGTACGAAAGTATTTTGAACCTGTCGGAGAAGAGTTAAAAGTAAGAAGAATTCCCAAAATCTCTATTCGTTTCAAGAAGCATGACCTGACCAGCGAACCTCCTATATCCAAACATTTTGATGTCGTATTCTGCAGAAACGTCATGATATATTTTAATGAAAATCAAAAAGTAAAAATGTTGAATGACTTCTATAATTCTCTTTCAGACAACGGTTATCTTATTATTGGAAAGTCCGAAACTCTGCCGGTTGAAATAAGAGAACTGTTTGCTCCTGTAAGTGTGAAGGAGAAAGTTTTCAAAAAAATATAA
- a CDS encoding protein-glutamate methylesterase/protein-glutamine glutaminase has product MIRTLIVDDSAFMRMAIRSMLASSPDIKIVGDACNGKEAVEKSKALHPDIIIMDVNMPVMDGLTAVKTIMSTDPVPIIMFSTLTTEGSKEALEALQLGAIDFTAKSESHHDVNKAERELVDKIRNIHSSNPNILRLINMRKFKGEVVRGKWKCTGNFGVLVGSSTGGPSSLEQVIPRLPADLPAPVFVVQHMPEGGFCRQLAERLNFLSELEVKEARNNEKVNAGVVYIAPGGYHMTVRKALDIVRIKLVKGQPVHAVMPAVDVTAESVLDVYGKNIVAAILTGMGVDGAAGFKKIRDAGGSTIACSEDTCVIFGMPKAAIEAGGIDIVKPLFEIPEEIVRMSEVKCSGK; this is encoded by the coding sequence ATGATTCGTACTCTTATTGTTGATGATTCTGCCTTCATGCGGATGGCAATAAGAAGCATGCTTGCCAGCAGCCCTGACATAAAGATAGTCGGAGATGCGTGTAATGGAAAAGAAGCTGTAGAAAAGTCAAAAGCATTACACCCTGACATAATCATAATGGACGTTAACATGCCAGTCATGGACGGGCTGACGGCTGTTAAAACCATTATGAGTACGGACCCTGTCCCCATAATCATGTTTAGCACCCTGACTACAGAGGGCTCAAAAGAGGCATTAGAAGCTCTGCAGCTTGGAGCAATAGATTTTACTGCAAAATCCGAATCTCACCATGATGTGAATAAGGCTGAGAGAGAGCTTGTTGATAAAATAAGAAACATTCACAGCTCAAACCCTAACATATTAAGACTAATTAATATGAGGAAATTTAAGGGTGAGGTTGTCAGGGGGAAATGGAAATGTACCGGAAATTTTGGGGTTCTGGTTGGGTCATCTACCGGAGGCCCTTCATCTCTTGAACAGGTGATTCCAAGGCTTCCAGCCGATTTGCCTGCACCGGTTTTTGTGGTCCAGCACATGCCTGAAGGCGGTTTTTGCAGGCAACTGGCAGAAAGACTGAATTTTCTGTCAGAACTGGAAGTAAAGGAAGCCAGGAATAATGAAAAAGTAAATGCAGGTGTTGTTTACATAGCCCCTGGCGGCTACCATATGACCGTTAGAAAGGCTCTGGACATCGTCAGAATAAAACTCGTAAAAGGTCAGCCGGTTCATGCTGTAATGCCTGCAGTTGATGTGACAGCTGAAAGCGTGTTAGATGTATATGGAAAGAACATAGTCGCCGCTATCCTTACAGGTATGGGGGTTGACGGAGCTGCCGGGTTTAAAAAGATACGGGATGCAGGCGGTTCCACAATCGCATGCAGTGAAGATACCTGCGTTATTTTCGGAATGCCAAAAGCTGCGATAGAAGCTGGAGGTATTGATATTGTGAAACCCCTTTTTGAGATCCCTGAAGAAATAGTGAGGATGTCGGAGGTGAAATGCAGTGGAAAGTGA
- a CDS encoding chemotaxis protein CheC, protein MTDLENLSEVELDVLKELGNIGTGHAATSLSKLLNKDVYLSVPRVKIGEIKNLSREFIGDIVAGVIIALQDLEEKKSGYLYIMFPEESARKIAGDLFGMDELDEEMYASTIMEVGNILSSSFCDASADFMEIILLPSPPSFAVDVPTAVIDSVVSQMAKNSNHIILFETSLSSESNIQIYLALLPETCLLDDMMKILGQL, encoded by the coding sequence ATGACTGATTTGGAAAATCTTAGCGAAGTGGAACTTGATGTTCTGAAGGAACTGGGGAATATTGGGACAGGTCATGCTGCAACATCTCTTTCCAAGTTACTTAATAAAGATGTTTATCTCTCGGTTCCGAGGGTCAAGATAGGAGAAATAAAAAATCTCTCCAGAGAATTCATCGGCGACATTGTTGCAGGAGTTATTATAGCACTTCAGGATCTCGAAGAAAAAAAATCCGGGTATCTGTACATTATGTTCCCGGAAGAGTCGGCAAGGAAAATCGCAGGCGATCTATTTGGCATGGACGAACTGGATGAGGAGATGTATGCGTCAACAATTATGGAGGTCGGGAATATATTGTCTTCATCTTTTTGTGACGCATCAGCTGATTTTATGGAAATAATCCTGCTCCCGTCTCCTCCAAGTTTCGCAGTAGATGTACCTACGGCAGTCATTGACTCAGTAGTTTCACAGATGGCTAAGAACAGCAACCATATTATCCTGTTTGAGACATCTCTAAGCTCTGAATCCAATATACAGATTTATTTAGCCCTGCTTCCGGAAACCTGCCTGCTTGATGATATGATGAAGATATTGGGACAACTATGA